The Anas acuta chromosome 2, bAnaAcu1.1, whole genome shotgun sequence genome contains a region encoding:
- the TRHR gene encoding thyrotropin-releasing hormone receptor, giving the protein MKMENDTGDEQNHTGLPLSSQEIITAEYQVVTILLVLLICGLGIVGNIMVVLVVLRTKHMRTPTNCYLVSLAVADLMVLVAAGLPNITESLYRSWVYGYVGCLCITYLQYLGINASSFSITAFTVERYIAICHPIKAQFLCTFSRAKKIIIFVWAFTSIYCMLWFFLLDLNTVVYKDTTVVSCGYKVSRSYYSPIYMMDFGIFYVLPMVLATVLYGLIARILFLNPIPSDPKEHSKAWRNDVAHQNKPVNSKTTNRSFNSTIASRKQVTKMLAVVVVLFAFLWMPYRTLVVVNSFLSSPFQENWFLLFCRICIYLNSAINPVIYNLMSQKFRAAFRKLCNCQQKREKKPASYSVALNYNVIKESDHFSTELEDITVTNTYLSSAKTSIGDTCLSSGVTDNAF; this is encoded by the exons ATGAAGATGGAGAATGACACAGGGGACGAGCAGAACCACACTGGGCTGCCGCTGTCAAGCCAGGAGATCATTACAGCTGAATACCAAGTGGTTACCATTCTCTTGGTCCTCCTCATTTGCGGACTGGGCATCGTGGGCAACATCATGGTGGTTTTGGTGGTCCTCAGAACCAAACACATGAGAACTCCCACTAACTGCTACCTGGTGAGTCTGGCTGTGGCAGATCTCATGGTGCTTGTGGCTGCAGGACTGCCCAATATCACAGAAAGTCTGTACAGATCCTGGGTATATGGCTACGTGGGGTGTCTCTGCATCACTTATCTCCAGTACCTAGGGATCAatgcttcttctttttccatcacTGCTTTCACTGTCGAGAGATACATAGCTATCTGCCACCCAATCAAAGCTCAGTTCCTATGCACTTTTTCAAGAGCCAAAAAGATCATTATTTTTGTCTGGGCTTTCACCTCCATATACTGTATGCTGTGGTTTTTCCTGCTAGACCTCAATACAGTAGTCTACAAAGACACCACTGTTGTGTCTTGTGGCTACAAGGTGTCCAGGAGCTATTACTCTCCTATCTACATGATGGACTTTggtatattttatgttttgccAATGGTATTGGCAACTGTCCTCTATGGCCTGATTGCTAGAATACTGTTCCTGAACCCCATCCCTTCGGACCCAAAGGAACACTCCAAGGCATGGAGGAATGACGTGGCTCACCAAAACAAGCCTGTGAATTCCAAGACGACTAACAGGAGTTTCAATAGCACTATTGCTTCTAGAAAGCAG GTCACCAAGATGCTGGCTGTGGTGGTTGtcctctttgcatttctttggaTGCCCTACCGAACACTGGTGGTTGTCaactcttttctttccagccCCTTCCAAGAAAACTGGTTCCTGCTATTTTGCagaatctgtatttatttaaatagtgCCATCAATCCTGTAATTTACAATCTCATGTCCCAGAAATTCAGAGCAGCCTTCAGGAAACTCTGCAACTGCCAGCAGAAGCgggaaaaaaaacctgccaGTTACAGTGTGGCCCTAAATTATAACGTCATCAAAGAGTCTGATCACTTCAGCACTGAGCTAGAAGATATTACTGTCACCAATACCTATCTGTCCTCTGCAAAAACATCCATCGGCGACACGTGTTTGTCATCTGGGGTAACAGATAATGCCTTTTGA